ATTAAGCTGTTGATACCACCATAAGAGTACACTTCTATGACATGGCCATGTAATCAAGCATGAATCAGTACATCGTCATCATCCCCGCAAGTGGCACTGCGGCCACGTGACGCTTGCCGCTACTACTGCCTGTTTCCATGCATGACAAAAAGCCACCCCATGTCAAGATGGGTGCAGTCGACGTACGTACGTACAATAGACCACAAATATACGAAGTCGCATGAAGCATCAAAGACACATTTAGTTGCTATCTACTGACATCACATTATAAGATATCTCTCTCCTCTTGCTGCTTTCTCTATCTACCGCCTTTGTCATACGGAATGAAAACCGAACTCGTGTCCACCACGATGAATAGACACGATCGTAACCAAACAACATATAAGTCATATAGATTTTACGTATTATTACACCCTAACGCGTGTCTATGGACAAATTCAACGTCCACGTTACATGTTATCGTCTCCTCAGCGCATTCACAtgatggctctctctctctctctctctctctctctctctctatatatatatatatatatatatatatatatatatatatattcgttttCTTAGGTCATATACATTGAGTCAATACCTCATCCACCGCGGCCGTGGGTCAGGTCCCGTTGGTGGCCCCACTCGTGGACCGAAAGGTGGAGCTGCTTCCCCGTCGCCAGCAGCTCCACCGCCTGCTTCGGCGTCAGGATGTCCGACAGCAGCGTCCTCGCCGTCTCCAGCCTAAGCCGATCTGCCGCATCCACCAGACCCGCCATCGCCGCCGCATATGACCCCATCGCTGCCACCACCTCCGCGTCCCCGCCGTCGCCAATCTCACCGCGGGAGGTGTCGCTCCTTCGCCACCTCTGCCGCTCCTTGACGATCGGGAGCAGCGGCCGGTCGGCCAAGTTCTCCTGCAGCGTGGCCACCTGGGACGTGATCCTGTTCTCCTCCAGCAGCGTCGACCGGTGGAGCTCGTTGACGAGGACCAGCTGTGGCGCCGACAGCCCCACCAGCCCTTCGCCGTGGGAGGCGAAGGCGCGGCCGGCGAGGTTGTCGAGGTGGGCCTCGAGGCCGGCGGAGCTGAGGGAGTAGATGAGGCGGATGAACATGGAGGGGCGGCAGCCGCCGACCCAGAGGACGGCTTTCTCGAAGGAGTTACACCAGGGCGGGGCGAAGAAGGCGGGCCCATCCTCCAGCACCAGCCTCCGCCGCCGCTCGTAATACTCTACGTAGTGCCGCACGCTCTTCTCAACTAGCTCCCGGAGCTCCATCTCGCTGCGGGCCCTGCTCCCATTCTGGCTCGATATGGCTTGGAGGAGCTCGTTCAGATCGGCTCCCTGGATTTGGAGCCACTCCTCGTAGCAAGCCAAGAATCGACACTCCATCGTCTCCGAGCTACAAGAAAACAAAACGAGGCTGATTAGTACTTATAGAGGGCGGGGGAGGGAGGAGGTAAAGGCAGAGGCAGAAGAACGGGATAGAGACTGTGAACCTGGGGCCGTCTGTGGGGCCAGAAGTTACGTCATGAAGTTAGCCAAGGCGTGAATCCGTCGAACAAGACAAGACGAGAGGCTTCGGACTTCGAGCAATCAGCCTTTTATCTCTTTGTTTGTTTCGCCGTCCTCTGTGTTCGAGTCCGTGCTTTCCTGCTTCCAGCTGGAGAGGCGGAGGAGGGGGTTTAGCGTCCCCTGTGGCCCACGAGGAACCCATGGTCGTAGCACGTCGATACCAACGAGGGAGATAGCCCACGTCAGAGCTCTCAGCGTGCCACATCGGTTGGGTCCGTGGCTGACTTGGCAGGCCTCGGTCGTGAGGGACGGCGGTTCCGCTACCCTAAACGGAGGCAAACGGCAAGGGAAAATTCCCTCAATGCGAGAGGTGGTCTCCTGCATGGTTCGTGACAGCAACACCTGTTGCTGCATGCCTCGGTTTTTTCTCGGGATGCTTCGGGGCGTACCAACCAAAAAACTACGCGTTGTAGTTTGGCTTCATCTACATCTGCTGCGACCGAACTGTAAAATCCCAGAAGAACCGATTAAAAGTGGTCACACTACGCAAACGAACAAGTTTGCTTCTGTGGGTCAGTCGAAGACGATCGAATATGGTAACAAAATTATTTACTTGCATTACGAAGGAAAACAGCTGCAGAGCAATGAACACATACGGGCATACAATACTGGTCTttgccaaaaacaaaaaaactatCGGTTCATTCTGGAACTCGCTCTCTTTTCTGTACAATATATATTTACACAAGGACCATATTTTGATTAAGGATGTACATCACAACCAACTATTGGGGAGATACGACTTCCAAGTTCCCAACAAGTACATGCAAGTCTCAGCAGATCTACTAATCACCTAATAACGAACGAATAACGTCATTTTACGGTGCGAACAACTTGCAAGTAACAATGGTGAGAAACCTTGCTGGTTCCAGCAAGGTCGAATTCCTTCGTGGCACACGGCTTGGTTCAAGGTAAGCCAAATGAACACACTACAAAAATTAGAGATCACATCATTAAGAGAATGCTTCCACAAAGCCTGGAAGTACTTGATCATGGAGAGGTAGAACCAGGGAGGATTGATGGTCTGAACCAGATTGCAGCACAAAAGTTCGGGGCACCTTATTGATGACCAAGCAAATACTGAACATCTGGAGGAACTGTCCTCTGCTCCAATTTCAACGGCCCATGAAGCAATCAACGTTTTGGGATCAAAGAACCTACACATATAAGCCCAAGTGCAGAGAAACAAATTAGTTACGATACAATAAGCATAAGGTAAATAAACATGAAGGACAACAGAGGTGTATAAGAAATAACTGAGAAGGAAGAaggcagagaaaaaaaaaacaaggaaatCATCATTCCAACTATAGTTACTGTTAAATACACCAAAGACAAAAATAAATctcacctttttcattttgacacCCGAAATTAAAAAGGAAGAACAAAAGTAAAATAGACAAAAGAACCTCTTTAAATGTGTTCTTTTTAGTTTTTACGtatagattaaaaaaaagtaACTTGAACCGAGGAGACAGATGGAGAAAAAGCACAGTTAATCAACCACTCCTATAGAAGCAAGAATGAGCTGCCAAGCATATCCCATTTGGTAGAAGGACAACCCTGTTGTGGGAAGTCCCAGGTTACTTGCCAAAATTTCTGGCAAAAGACCTGAGCATCTGGTTCAATCATTAAACCAAACAGAGAGGCACTCTCCTACCATGATATATTTCTAAAGAACTAATACTATCTTAAGCTTTTTCTTTGTTAATGATATATGTCGAACACTTACATCTCTATTTGTAGTCTTGTAGTCCTCATCTGTACAGTCTCATTGTTCCCAACTATGATATTTCAAAGCTGTCTGTCTTACTCATCACTGCAATTTACACTTGAGAGAACTACTGCCAAAGCTTTGAAGTTTTATCTGCCCCACCCTCCACCTGACCAAAGAGCTATTTCAGTCAGAGGAAAAAAAAGAACTATTCTAGCTACTAGACAGTGAAATGTATCTTGGAGTCTATAATGTACTCCAAAAAAGGTAACTGTCAATAATCCCATTGGTACTCTTAACAATTAAAAGTACACCTCAGTACTTATAGCATCTGAACACTTGTGTGGACATGATCTTGACATGGCATGGTGCCTAGAGTTCCAGCCATTAAAAAGCACCATTGTGCCAAGAAAAGGTTAATGAGACCAAGAAGCCATACGATGTTTCCGCCTCCCCTGTCAGTTGGGTTCTGAGTTGCCGTAATTTGACTAACACATCCAAGATATCTTTCAATTAGCAATATGTATATAGAACTCCTGCCAACCAGAATGTGTCTCCTACATCTCCTCGAGGTAACATATATCTCCTGTTGCAAAATCTGATAATTCTATACAACAGACCCATCTCAATGTTGGGGAAAATCTTCACTCGTTTTTCTCCTCATCATTGCTTCTCAAGTCCAGTGGAAACCATCTTTAAAGATCAAACTCAGTTAATAACCAGAATCAAAGAAATCGCCTAGAAACATGTGCTGATTTGCAAAAGGCAACCATAACATCCTTGCTAGATAAAAATCAGCAAATACGCTGAGGTAATAAAGTTCACAAATGTTCATTCACAACTCTAGTATAAGAAGAGTAGCTGACTTTTCTGAACACAGAAGCAACATTACTCTGAAAACTGTTTTGTAACTGGAGTTAGCTAATGAGCACCAAATTCTTTTATAAACACTTTGAACAATTTTAATTTGTATCTTTAGCTTCTGAACGGTTGCTGACTTCCAAAATGTGAGTTTAATTTAACATGAAGATATAACAAGACATGTTCACCATGTCTAAATATCAGTGTCCacatactattttggatatctcATGGTCATTGAGATACTGAAAATAGTAGCAAGATGCAATTGTATAGTTTTTGTTCATGTATGCCAGTTTATCTATCTCATAACAGAACCCTGCCGAGGTTTAGCTGAGATACACCATATTttgtaattattttattttactattATTAATTTTGCCTGTGCTTTTAAGGTTTTTGAGTTGTACATCCTACATCACTTACGGTAGTGACAAGTACAGGATGGGCTATCACAAAAAGCATGCTACAGTAGTTGTTTCTATTTTCAATACTCTAATTTCACTTTTAAAATGCTACTGTGTCTTAACCATGACAAATCATCATCAATATTATCCCTAGAGTATGTAGATGTATCATTATTTCCACTGTGGAAACTATGGTCAAGGGAAATAATAGGTGTCCTATTCCATTTCCCACTTCTAGAACTTCACATCAAGCAATCCTAGGGCCTTCCAATGTAAACTTTCACATTTGATGGGATATATAACCATGGGGGTATACCAGTAGGTCTCTCTGATCAACCATTCATCAAATGTGCCCACAGCATCATCAGCATGGCAGCTAGCTAACATGGCTCGATTCCATTACAACTATGCATGACTAACATTAAATTGCAAATAGCAGCCATGCTGTCAGCATGTGCAGATGCTTACATTTGCAGAAAATGTTAGGCGTTTTGACAAAGACATTCCCACATTAGAGCCAAACATGACATCATGTCTAATACGGCTCTTATATCGTTTGTCATGAGTAATCAAATGAGATAACTGACCCATTAATTTATTGAGCATGTACTACTTGCTCAAAGTGCTCAGGTTCAAGTTATCAAATTTTTATAAGTCACTATAAGTCtttgtccactttcgatgtgagaTGAAGTTGGATAGTATATAAcatgaaaatataatatattaaacttGATACATGTATAGTGCAtaaaatatgtttaacaaaatgtATACTtacttctgtaccactgtctagaggatcataggagaaaaagatcacACCAAGATTTTTATTGAACAATTTTCAAATGCTGAATTATATCATCAAACTATCTCAAGTTTAATATAGAGATAGATGAACAGTTGACACTACAATCAGCAACACTGCTGAAAAGTACAAATGTATCTTCCAGGGAACTTCTGGGAAATGCCGAGGGCTTGAAACTTTGTATTAATAAATCCAAAGAAAAGTGAATTATTTTACAGATTTATTGATTATCAACCAATGTTAAAGAAGGCACAAAAAATGTGAAGGCTCAAATTGCAAGATTAACTTGCTCTAGAAAAGCAAGCAGTAATATTCTCCAAGTGGAATAGACCATTATCACTAGAAAATTTATTCCAAATAAAACGATAAAAAGGGAACTTCGTGATCAACACTGCATTTCTTTTCTAGTAAAATCATGGAGTGAGCATATGATCCTAGATGCATTTCAATCTTGTTAGATTCAATCAACTTGTAAGACTTTCCAAAAGCTTTTGCTTGAGAATTTTTAAACTAACACATGATAAGCAACTTTAGTTTCCTCAGTTTTTTGAACTAACACTGTTGGGCAAGAAGCAAAGCTATGAAACGGAAACTGCATAACAATATGAACCACATATGGCTGAAAAGAGGAGTATCAAAAGGCAGAGAAGAACTTACTTTTCCTTTTACCATTTTTATTATTACATGCTGGTGTTAGTTTTGAGAACGGGAGGCGACTCGTAAACAAGGTGTTTTAACCCGGGCTGGAGCTCCTTGTTACAGAACTCTTCATACTCTTCTCCATCCCCAGCCTTTTTCTTGACCTCGACCACAACCATTGAAGGTGTGAGCTCGTATATGTCCACACCGATGGTCAATGGGCCCTTCTCACCCTCTCTCGTTCCTTCCAAGCTGATCCGGCAATCCTTCCTCCTGACCTTGAAGCTCACGACCTTTGCAATCTCCTCCAATTTCGATACGATGTCCGAAACGGGCTCCTTGGACAGGAACCTGGTCATCTCCCCTGTTTCTTCAAACAATCCGGAGAGGTCAAAGCCCGTGGAGAAAGATATGATATCGAATGCGTTAAGGCTCGGTGGCCTTGGCAGTGGCTGGCGCTGCTCATCGGAGAATGTTGCCGGGCAGGAAGCGACCGAGCAGTCCGATTCTGATCCTGATTCGTATGTCTCATCCGGCTTAGGTTCATTACTCTGCACTTCGTCATCTGCTGGATCATCGAAGCTATGTAATTGGTTGTCTTCGATATAGAATCGGACATGCCGGAACCCTTTCTTGAACCAGGGATTCTCCATGATCTCCGGGATGGTGATTCTGGTTTGGGGATTGACAtcgaggaggcggcggaggaggtgGACGAGGTCCTGCGAGAACCACCGGGGGCACCGGAAGGTGCCTTTGTAGATCTTCCGGTACATGGCCACGATGCTGCGGTCGTGGAAGGGGAGATAACCCGCCATGAGCACGAAGAGGATGACGCCACAGGACCAGACGTCGACCTTGGCGCCGTCGTAACCCCTGCGGGAGAGCACCTCGGGCGCCACGTAAGCCGGCGTGCCACAGAAGGTGTGGAAGAGCCCGTCGCCGCGCATCTGTTCGGCCACCGCAGACAGTCCGAAGTCGGAGACCTTGAGATCACCGTACTCATCGACGAGGAGGTTCTCCGGCTTGAGGTCTCGGTGGAAGACGCCACGGGCGTGGCAGAAAGCGACGGCCGAGATCAGCTGCTGGAAGTATCGGCGGGCGGTATCCTCTAGTAGGCGGCCCTTGGAGACGCGGGAGAAGAGCTCGCCGCCGCGGACGTACTCCATCACGAAATAGATCTTGCTCCTGGTGGCCATGACCTCGAAGAGCTGGACGACATAGGGGTGGCGGACGCGGCGGAGGATGGCGATCTCGCGCTTGATGTGAGCGACGAGGCCACCCTTGAGGATCATCTCCTTGTCGAGGGCCTTGATGGCGACGAGCTCATTGGTGTTCACGTCGCGAGCGACGTAGACCTTCGCGAAGGTTCCGGCGCCGAGGAGCTTGCCCACCTCGAAGCGCCCCAGGAGGAGGCCACCGTCCTTCTTCCCCCTCTTCTCGTGCTCGCTCGTCGTCGTCGGGGCCGTCTCCGCCATAGTAGATCGGATGTGCCAACCCTTGTTCGCCCTCGTCTTCCTCCTCAAAGCATCTGATGCGGATCTCGTTCTCTTCCCCTCTTTAATGGCGCCAATCTATTTGTTAATGTCGTTACAACGGGGTTTGAGGGATGAGAAGCGTCGCGGAAATATCGAGTGCCATATAAAGGGGAGGGCGAGGGCGTCCGCGGTGGAAGGATGGCTTCTCCGAGACGAAGGAAACGTGACGGCGGTGACGGGAAACGGCAAGCCGTCTAAGGTAACGACAGCGGACAAGGAAAGCTGTTTCCTTGTTCCGTCTTCCGCTCAAACCCTGTGATAGGCCGTCACAAAATAGAAAAGCAACACAACCTCTTCGTCGATACCCCATGCTCTTCgtgatagaaagaaaagaaaccgACGCGTGGCGCCCACTTTTCTGGCCGGTGTCGACTTGGGTACATCAAAATCGAGGCGCTTAACGCTGTTCGTTAGATGCGGTGGATCTTGCTCGGGTGGGGGCCGCAGCCGGGACGGACAGCTGGAGGGGAGTGATCTGGTTAAGGGTATCTCCCCGCGAGCGACCGATACGTTACTCCGTTTATCGCTTGCGCGACTCATCGAACCGACTTCCTGTAGGCGCAACGACGGGAACGTGGGAACCACATACCAATCTCACCAATCATAAGTGGGAGAAGGATCGGGGTAAGTGGAAACCACGTACGTGAATCTAACGAGAAAAATCGGAAAGCAATAGAGAACACCTGGAATTGCTATCGCCAGATGCCACGCGGCCGGAAACTACGGTGGAACAGCGTGACTTAAAAGTTTGGCTACCCGTTTACCGATTACCCGAAATTAACGGGTCCAATTTTCGACTACCGATCCAAGGACTGAAACGAATAATATGCTTTCATATCTCgtggaaataaataaataaaataaaatgaaagagAAATCAATGTCGTTCCAAAGATTATAGTAGGAAAACAAATAGAATAACAGACGCCCTTTTGTCTGAATATTTTAAGATAATATGCTTAGCATAATTAGACTTATCACTCATTAAAATAAAGGCTTTGATAGCTTATCATAAAATTCTCGACTTCGATTCTGTCTTCTCTACTTATCGTTTGAAATTGTGAATTATATGAAGTACTAATTATCATTGCATAGAAAAATACACTATAAGATTATTGGAAGTCATAAAGTAAATAAAAGATCCGTCTTCGCTATCCGTGCGCACCGGGAGGTCAGATCAGAAGGTCGGCAGAAGACCACGACTTTTAAAGCTATATATAATTGTATATATCAGCAGTATCATCACCGACCTAACCGACATTCGTGATGATCATTTAATGCCACAAAATTAAATTGACATTTTTATAGTTGATGATGAAAAAATAATGTTGGCAATAAATGAGGCATAGTGTATGCATCAACGCAAGAGAAGCTTGAATTACTAATTCCATGTTCGAATAATATAATTCCATTTGGCAACGTTGGATCATCCATCAATCACTAAATAATTCCGATCCCAAACTTTAGATGAGTCCACAGTCAACGCAGGGGATGAGGTCAACACATGGTCGGTGCTAAACGTGCCAAAGTTGATTTCTTATTTTCGACCCGAAGTTGATTTCCACCTCAAAGCAACATAGAAAGTATCAATTACAAAAATGAAAGCTAATCAATAATACTTTGTCAAAGAGTTTAAGAAGGAAGTGCAGATTAGATTATCTTTAATTCGTCAATTATTATttgtataaattttaaaaaaaaaatgaagaataaaGATATCAGATGTGAAATATTTAAACTCAAactaatgataataaattatgaaaaaagtGTTCATTAATTATTAGTTTGAGCCAATTAAGTCCGATCTCCACGTCGAATAATTTAATTCAATTATTGCTCAATTTGGTAAATTGGGATGTCATATGACTCGCAATTTCTAAGTTTCAGATGTGGATCTTATCATCATACGATATTTGGTCAAAGGTGCTGACCATTTCATCGGTGAATTAATTGAGGCTGAGCTTATCTTGGCCCTTATCCCAATACAAGATAGACAATAAACTCATTTATaagtttatattattttaattaatagcATGAAAAGAGGTTAAGAAAGATGTAAGAAGATCTTAACAAAAACTATAAATAAGTATTTaaacattttaaatttaattaagtaTATAATCTTTTAAAAATCTATATAGTTGAGACCTATgatcttattattattgttgttgttgttattattatattattataaattacttAACATAAATAATTAGTATTAGCAATAATAAGAAGAGGTTAACCTTTTTTTAATGCATGAATATTAATAAGATGGAAAAGGATATATATGGTATATAAAATTGATGACATATATGACGCAAGCaaagaatatgattttttttttctctttttgctcTATTTGGATTGAAGAGTGGTAATGGAAATGTGAATATAATACTTGGAAGTGGAAAATTCTGAAATCAACAATCAGAATTAGTAAAAGGAGTGTTGAGGAAAGGCCCTTCATAGCTAAGTGAAATTGATTTACAAGTTTGTAGTTTCTGGCAAAGGAATAGTACACAAAGATAGTATATCTATGATGACTAATGCCAATGATGTCCTTTGAAAATTGTTCATGTAAAATGATGAAAGAAAGAACAATGTTACAAGCAAAATTATTGTAATCATCTatgaatttttttcttccttaatataaattaattatcataaataatatattactttatttaaattattaaccttcttgtttatatagtatgatgaaggaaatgataaaaattaattttggatATATTAGAAACtttgttaattaattaaattattaatttatttatttcttaatgagtgatgtgatttttagaaaataaatagtttAGATTTTATTTGCCACATAcatttagactcctcttcttataTCCTTTTAGACTGCAGCTTTGCATAGGCCTACTGGGCAGCCTTACAGCAACACTTACACTTCCATTTTCACCTTTTCTCTTCCTGGTTTCAGGGAGTCTGGATAGTTGAGGATCCCTCTCTCGATAGTTCTTCCCGTGATAGCCTACTTAGCATCATTGCTACCTCCTTTCGGTTTTCGTGGAGCAATCAAAATGACGACGTCGATGTTTCTTCGCTCTCAAGGAAAGCTCTGCTCACTGTCAATGACTACTTCGAGTCCTCCTACGACCCTAAGGGCCCTGTTGAGACCTTATGACTACCCAAAAGAAGAAGATGCTGCAAGACAATTTAGCCTAttacaaaaccaaaaaaaaaagaggaaaaatcaGTGATCTCCCTTTGTTTTCGGCCTCATGCATCCACGGAAGCGATTCTTCTTCATCTGTCTACCATTGTCTCTCCTCCCATATATAATTTCCTCTAGCAGAATTCTTGTTATGTCTCCAACCCTAGTGTGCTTACTCGCATGCTGTTCTTCGAGTTCAGCAAAACAGACTGGATTTTATGCCGTTCCAGCTCTAGCCTTTCTATCTTATCTGATTCCCTTCTTGCTTGTTCTGCAATTTGCCGTCTTCTCCGCTGCCACCATCTTCAGAGTTTGTGTCCATACTATCCGAGTTTTTCAACTTCTTGTTTGTATCAATTAGCTCAGTGGCAGCTCCTTCAGCATCATTTAACTGTGCATAAATTGTGTTATATCTTAAACTTGCAGGAAGCTTCCCCAGTTGAGAGCTTTCCATTTTCCTCTTCAAATCCTTCACATTAGTTTCGAGATCTAAGAACTTCTGCAAGTCAGTTTGAAGCCTTTCGATGACTCTTTTGGCCattcttgttgggttgccaaagctCTATTCGGCATCTCTAACATGTCAACACTCGACTCCTTCTCAAACCACCAGCTCTGGAGAAGTATATTCACTTTTTTATTCATATGTAGATTCTGTGGATATTCACTTTTCcggttgctgcaatctctttcaCCTGCATACcataattgatcatcaatttcAACCCCCCTTGTATCATAAGAACAAATAGTCCTCCAGTGCAAAGAACTTGACTCCTGGTCGAGTTTGTTATCTTTCGTCATTTGCCCCCGTCGATCTCCACATATCGAATCTAGGCTTTAACGGACATTGCCCCTCCTAAGGGACTTGGCCACGTGGACCTACGTGTGCCATATTCACCTAGATCCTTGATGGGCGCATTTATTCAGTTGTTTGATGAATCTGGccgaatcttatccttactgATTCATCTAACATAGGGGTGAAATGATGCTCGCAGAGGCATTCACATGTGGTTTACGTGTGCTATGGAAGATCAGAAAGATTGTAATGATTGAGGAGGTTGGCCTTTGCCAACGGTGTGTCGCTActattgggctgatagcccacgaGTTCAATTCATATTGGGCTTTAATAATCGATAGCCCATCTTTCTTTTAATCTAACTCTAGATCTAATAAGGAGGTGTGATGATTGtgaaaaattagaagaaaaaactACAGCAACAAGGCAGAAAACTGTAGCAAAGGCAGAAAAATATAGTAGTaacttgatttaaaaaaaagaagaaaatgacagaaaaataggagaaggaaagggaagaagataagaataacatagagagactattctcaattatCCAGTATTCTTATCTCATGTTAGATTATATCTAAAGTAGATTTTTGTTGTAAttacttgaaaatatttttgatattgCACAGTGACATAATCTTTGTATTCCAATTATTCTCTTGACATCGTTACTTGGGTTTTGGACAAAAGattttgagatttgtatattcattattcttatagtgaattatctctagtttgccccgtagttTTTACCATTCACGTTGGAGGGATTTTTTACGTAAATCTTAGTGTcctatttaattataatttttatttaattatgttATATGTTACGActattcatatataaaagtttatttctttttttatccaATCATCcacatagcatgtcatgttagTCTGAGCATCCGACAACAAGACAATTAGGTAAAAGATCACCCAAGTACTATAAATAACCCCCAAACTCATTTGCACTCTTCACGCCTTCTGTCATTCTCAGAACCTTCAGGCCTTCGTACACTCAAACCTTTAGTATTTTAAAGTACTTGAATCATTCGGAATTTCAAGCCTAAAACAACTTTGAATGTCTTCCTCATATAAATTAGCCCCTTCATCTGACTATAGCTCTGATGATTCTTCGATCCCGTCATTGCCTTCGGCATCGATTTTCAAAACTTCATCCTTTAGTAAAGGGGTTGAGCGAGGCCTAGCTCATAGAGGCTAGAATCGGCCTCTCCCCTCGAGGTCAATATCCGAAATTGTCTCTCCCGCTTCTCTTGTTGAGTGTGTAGTGTGTACTAACATGTCTTCCCCCCCCTCCCCATGCTGATGCAAGCAATAGATGGCTAATAGGTCCCTATCGACCCAATGGACCAAGGTAGTCACTTGAAGCTAAAGAAGGGACAAGTCACCTTTGGAGATTCACCAAGTGGCCTAGGCTATGACCCACAATTGGAATTAGGCAAATTAGTTCGAGGCACAACTTGGTGTGAGAGGTTCCCTTGTAAAGCTTCTATAGCTTCTATAGGCTCCATAGGATCATAGCTTCCCTTGTAAAGCTCAAGGGTTGGCATTCTAAAACCTATTGGCATTGGTTCCTCTATAATGCTAATAAAGGGAGACCTAAAGTAAGAATCAACTTTAGAATACTTTCCCTACcttatctttttttatatatccTTTATCCTCTAGTCGATCTCAAAGAGCTAAACTTGCATCTTGGGAGAGAGTTTGGCTGATTGAGCGATTGATTCTCTCGATCTCTCTACTTCTTGAGAGAGATATTGAGTGGATCATTAGGGgggtgatctagataattattttcTGGAGACATATCAGTTATAAGGGGAcacaattttataattatttaagaaTGTAACATATGTTATGATTATTGTTATATGCATAGATCGAACAATCACATGTTAAAAATATCATTAAAGTACAAAAGTTTATACTCAACAAAACCATAAGGGTTCATGTTCTGTGTTTATTTATTGT
Above is a genomic segment from Musa acuminata AAA Group cultivar baxijiao chromosome BXJ3-4, Cavendish_Baxijiao_AAA, whole genome shotgun sequence containing:
- the LOC135635536 gene encoding protein DOG1-like 3 — protein: MECRFLACYEEWLQIQGADLNELLQAISSQNGSRARSEMELRELVEKSVRHYVEYYERRRRLVLEDGPAFFAPPWCNSFEKAVLWVGGCRPSMFIRLIYSLSSAGLEAHLDNLAGRAFASHGEGLVGLSAPQLVLVNELHRSTLLEENRITSQVATLQENLADRPLLPIVKERQRWRRSDTSRGEIGDGGDAEVVAAMGSYAAAMAGLVDAADRLRLETARTLLSDILTPKQAVELLATGKQLHLSVHEWGHQRDLTHGRGG
- the LOC103980911 gene encoding CBL-interacting protein kinase 19, which gives rise to MAETAPTTTSEHEKRGKKDGGLLLGRFEVGKLLGAGTFAKVYVARDVNTNELVAIKALDKEMILKGGLVAHIKREIAILRRVRHPYVVQLFEVMATRSKIYFVMEYVRGGELFSRVSKGRLLEDTARRYFQQLISAVAFCHARGVFHRDLKPENLLVDEYGDLKVSDFGLSAVAEQMRGDGLFHTFCGTPAYVAPEVLSRRGYDGAKVDVWSCGVILFVLMAGYLPFHDRSIVAMYRKIYKGTFRCPRWFSQDLVHLLRRLLDVNPQTRITIPEIMENPWFKKGFRHVRFYIEDNQLHSFDDPADDEVQSNEPKPDETYESGSESDCSVASCPATFSDEQRQPLPRPPSLNAFDIISFSTGFDLSGLFEETGEMTRFLSKEPVSDIVSKLEEIAKVVSFKVRRKDCRISLEGTREGEKGPLTIGVDIYELTPSMVVVEVKKKAGDGEEYEEFCNKELQPGLKHLVYESPPVLKTNTSM